A window of the Dongshaea marina genome harbors these coding sequences:
- a CDS encoding L-threonylcarbamoyladenylate synthase, protein MSTALIEKATEVLCEGGVIAYATEGVFGLGCDPDNQAAVQRVLEIKQRPQSKGLILIASSLEQLKPYADFSKLTPEMLKRIEQSWPGHVTWVIPAQPSTPDWLTGQFDSIAVRVTAHSQVQALCQAFGKPLVSTSANLSGHPSARTTEEVEQELSEMLGYILPGKILSSVGSSRIFDARTGKQLR, encoded by the coding sequence ATGAGTACAGCACTGATTGAAAAAGCGACAGAGGTTCTTTGCGAAGGTGGTGTGATTGCCTATGCCACCGAGGGAGTGTTTGGACTGGGCTGTGATCCCGATAACCAGGCTGCGGTGCAGCGAGTGCTGGAGATCAAGCAACGTCCCCAGAGTAAGGGGCTGATCCTGATCGCCTCGAGCCTGGAGCAGCTCAAACCCTACGCAGATTTCTCTAAGCTTACCCCCGAAATGCTCAAGCGCATTGAGCAAAGCTGGCCCGGTCACGTGACCTGGGTGATCCCGGCGCAGCCTTCGACCCCCGACTGGCTCACCGGGCAGTTTGACTCGATTGCCGTTCGGGTGACGGCTCACTCACAGGTGCAAGCTCTGTGTCAGGCCTTTGGTAAGCCCCTTGTTTCAACCAGTGCAAACCTCTCCGGACATCCGTCTGCCAGAACCACTGAAGAGGTGGAGCAGGAGCTCAGCGAGATGCTGGGCTATATTCTGCCTGGAAAGATCCTCTCCAGTGTTGGCTCATCCCGGATCTTTGATGCCAGAACCGGTAAGCAGCTTCGCTGA